Proteins encoded in a region of the Halodesulfovibrio marinisediminis DSM 17456 genome:
- the ilvN gene encoding acetolactate synthase small subunit — MRHVLSVLVENEPGVLSRISGLFSGRGFNLDSLNVAPVLEEGVSLMTIVTRGDQQIIEQIVKQLRKLVTVIKVTDMHHSSTVEREMALIKVNATESNRAEILRIVDIFRCKVVDVSLDELTLEVIGDHGKVEAVIALLDRFGIKEIARTGTVALRRSMQPEK; from the coding sequence ATGAGACATGTATTATCCGTACTTGTAGAAAACGAACCGGGCGTATTGTCACGAATTTCCGGTTTGTTCAGCGGACGTGGCTTCAACCTCGATTCTCTGAATGTAGCACCAGTTCTTGAAGAGGGTGTTTCTTTGATGACTATTGTCACACGTGGTGATCAGCAGATCATTGAGCAGATTGTTAAGCAGCTGCGTAAGCTAGTGACAGTTATTAAAGTGACCGATATGCATCACAGCTCTACTGTAGAGCGCGAAATGGCGTTGATTAAAGTTAACGCTACTGAATCTAATCGCGCAGAAATTCTACGTATTGTAGATATTTTCCGTTGCAAAGTCGTTGATGTCAGCCTGGACGAACTAACACTAGAAGTCATAGGCGATCATGGTAAAGTAGAGGCTGTCATTGCACTACTAGACCGTTTTGGCATTAAAGAAATTGCACGTACTGGTACCGTCGCGCTGCGACGCTCCATGCAACCTGAGAAATAA